From the genome of Delphinus delphis chromosome 8, mDelDel1.2, whole genome shotgun sequence, one region includes:
- the LRRC55 gene encoding leucine-rich repeat-containing protein 55 translates to MGDTWSQLPWPGPPRPAMLLVSLILAAGVMPSDAGTSCPVLCTCHNQVVDCSSQRLFSVPPDLPRDTRNLSLAHNRIAAVPSGYLTCYIELRVLDLRNNSLVELPAGLFLHAKRLAHLDLSYNNLSHVPADMFQAAHGLVHIDLSHNPGLRRVHPRAFQGLAQLRDLDLSYGGLAFLSLEALEGLPGLVTLQIGGNPWVCGCTMEPLLKWLRNRIQRCTADSQLAECRGPPEVEGAPLFSLTEESFKACHLTLTLDDYLFIAFVGFVVSIASVATNFLLGITANCCHRWSKASDEEEI, encoded by the exons ATGGGTGACACCTGGTCCCAGCTGCCCTGGCCTGGGCCCCCCCGCCCGGCCATGCTGCTGGTCTCCCTCATCTTGGCCGCAGGGGTGATGCCCTCGGATGCCGGCACCAGCTGCCCGGTCCTTTGCACGTGCCATAACCAGGTGGTGGATTGCAGCAGCCAGCGGCTCTTCTCCGTGCCCCCAGACCTGCCGAGGGACACTCGCAACCTCAGCCTGGCCCACAACCGCATCGCCGCCGTGCCGTCTGGCTACCTCACGTGCTACATAGAGCTCCGGGTGCTGGATCTGCGCAACAACTCCTTGGTCGAACTGCCCGCGGGCCTCTTCCTGCACGCCAAGCGCCTGGCACACCTAGACCTGAGCTACAACAACCTCAGCCACGTGCCGGCCGACATGTTCCAGGCCGCCCACGGCCTCGTGCACATCGACCTGAGCCACAACCCGGGGCTGCGGAGGGTGCACCCGCGGGCCTTCCAGGGCCTGGCGCAGCTCCGGGACCTGGACCTCAGCTACGGGGGCCTGGCCTTCCTCAGCCTCGAGGCTCTCGAGGGCCTGCCGGGGCTGGTGACCCTGCAGATCGGCGGCAACCCCTGGGTATGCGGCTGCACCATGGAGCCCCTGCTGAAGTGGCTGCGGAACCGCATCCAGCGCTGCACGGCGG ATTCTCAGCTGGCTGAGTGCCGGGGCCCCCCAGAAGTCGAGGGCGCCCCACTCTTCTCCCTGACCGAGGAGAGCTTCAAGGCCTGCCACTTGACCCTGACCCTGGATGATTACCTCTTCATCGCCTTCGTGGGTTTCGTGGTCTCCATCGCATCCGTGGCCACCAACTTCCTCCTGGGCATCACGGCCAACTGCTGCCACCGCTGGAGCAAGGCCAGCGACGAGGAGGAGATTTGA